Proteins encoded by one window of Yamadazyma tenuis chromosome 2, complete sequence:
- a CDS encoding uncharacterized protein (COG:T; BUSCO:EOG09263K45; EggNog:ENOG503NVYX) gives MSYQPVENQPPPYGNPEPRVDGDNIPDDFKYSVNVASCELPIRQMFIRKVYALLSVQLVMTLVVGLIIKSNSAIQSWCLNNMWLFIVSVVGALGFGIGTHVMARSYPTNLILLSGFTLCESYGIGLTCSMVKSDVVLQAVMLTFVIFVGLTLFAFQTKYDFTSWQGALSMGLWFLIGWGFIMIFFPQSKMANLIYSGIGALVFCVYIIVDTQNIMKTCHLDDEIPATMMLYLDILNLFLFILRILDSRSND, from the coding sequence ATGAGTTACCAACCTGTTGAAAACCAACCTCCTCCTTACGGTAACCCAGAACCCCGTGTGGACGGTGACAACATCCCCGAcgacttcaagtactcaGTCAATGTTGCGTCCTGTGAGTTGCCCATTCGTCAGATGTTTATTAGAAAAGTATATGCTCTTCTTTCTGTGCAACTAGTGATGACCCTCGTGGTGGGCCTCATCATTAAGTCCAATAGTGCTATCCAATCATGGTGCTTGAATAACATGTGGTTGTTCATTGTATCGGTGGTCGGGGCCCTCGGCTTTGGCATTGGTACTCACGTTATGGCCAGATCTTAtcccaccaacttgattttattGAGTGGATTCACTTTGTGTGAAAGTTACGGGATTGGCCTCACGTGCTCAATGGTGAAATCGGACGTGGTGCTCCAGGCGGTGATGTTGACGTTTGTAATCTTTGTGGGATTGACATTGTTTGCATTCCAAACCAAGTACGACTTCACCAGCTGGCAAGGTGCTTTGTCgatgggtttgtggttcCTCATTGGCTGGGGGTTCATCATGATTTTCTTCCCCCAGTCAAAAATGGCGAACTTGATCTACTCAGGGATTGGGGCTTTAGTGTTTTGTGTGTATATCATCGTTGATACTCAGAATATCATGAAAACCTGTCATTTGGATGATGAGATTCCTGCCACCATGATGTTGTACTTGGACATcctcaacttgttcttgtttATTTTGAGGATCCTTGACAGCAGACTGAATGACTAG
- a CDS encoding uncharacterized protein (COG:U; EggNog:ENOG503NVBJ; BUSCO:EOG092628SP), with protein sequence MAQSYNPRKVAVAIVVLVLLVYGAKWLFGSSDGFSPEEINSMLQNKEGGIVKIKKIELTAQGLYTPYLEPSTYRINNWDVAGNTLVKNTEYIRLTSDNKHQVGNMFGKEPIQAQSFEMELTFHIHSKSSSLLADGFAIWFLDSKSDIGDVFGSKNYFTGLGIMVDTYKNGKRGQFPYVNLMLGDGKTHYSKYNDGYDTRLAGCSASSITNPTSGFTKARIVYLQDGYFSLDFNYDGKQDHWVNCVTLTDVHLPIIKYLGLSAETGELSQSVDIIENKIYALYKPDGSFISNFDELHSLIAQQDKDQRDQVSKDGVSHPQSPRSKPKRQTRKSLQRLYKAEQRIKERERQRKLETYGDPEMYWFKYMFFKLLNAMKYLIYAVLGVIVIWFLFIAVRVSRQNKKSKTTGLLD encoded by the coding sequence atggcaCAAAGCTACAACCCCAGAAAAGTGGCTGTGGCCATTGTGGTGCTCGTGCTTCTTGTCTACGGTGCCAAATGGTTGTTCGGCTCTAGTGACGGGTTCTCCCCCGAGGAAATCAACTCCATGCTCCAGAACAAAGAAGGAGGTATcgtcaagatcaagaaaatcgaaCTCACTGCTCAAGGTCTTTACACGCCGTACTTGGAGCCTAGCACGTACCGCATCAACAACTGGGACGTTGCCGGCAACAccttggtgaaaaataCCGAGTATATTCGGTTGACGTCGGATAATAAGCATCAGGTAGGTAATATGTTTGGCAAAGAGCCCATTCAGGCCCAGTCATTTGAAATGGAATTGACATTTCATATCCACAGCAAGAGCTCTAGTCTCTTGGCCGACGGGTTTGCCATCTGGTTTTTGGACTCCAAGAGtgacattggtgatgtGTTTGGTTCCAAAAACTACTTCACCGGTCTTGGAATCATGGTTGATACCTACAAAAACGGTAAAAGAGGCCAATTTCCCTACGTGAACTTGATGCTTGGAGACGGTAAGACCCATTATCTGAAGTACAACGACGGATACGATACTCGGTTGGCAGGGTGTAGTGCACTGCTGATCACCAACCCTACGAGCGGGTTTACCAAGGCCAGAATCGTCTACCTCCAAGACGGATATTTCTCGTTGGACTTCAACTACGACGGGAAGCAGGACCACTGGGTCAACTGTGTGACGTTGACAGATGTCCATTTGCCCAtcatcaagtacttggggCTCAGTGCCGAAACCGGGGAGTTATCCCAGAGTGTCGACatcattgaaaacaaaattTACGCCTTATACAAACCTGATGGCTCGTTCATCAGCAACTTTGACGAGCTACACTCATTGATTGCGCAGCAGGATAAAGACCAGAGAGACCAGGTGTCGAAAGACGGAGTATCACACCCGCAGTCTCCCAGATCAAAGCCCAAGAGACAGACCAGAAAGTCGTTACAGAGATTGTACAAGGCAGAACAGCGGATCAAAGAACGGGAAAGACAGAGAAAGCTTGAAACATATGGCGACCCGGAAATGTATTGGTTCAAGTACATGTTCTTTAAGCTTCTCAACGCAATGAAGTACCTTATCTACGCGGTGCTTGGGGTTATTGTCATCTGGTTCTTATTTATTGCCGTGAGAGTGTCCAGGCagaacaagaagtccaaGACCACCGGCTTATTGGACTAG
- the URH1 gene encoding Uridine nucleosidase 1 (BUSCO:EOG09262WQX; COG:F; EggNog:ENOG503NY3R), with protein MTRAPIPIWLDCDPGTDDAFAILLLAFHPQFNLIGISTVHGNAPLNATTHNTVGLLDVLKLNHIPVYAGEVRPLVKEPFFGLYAHGKTGLGGAELPENPSVVVKNDKSYMEAIKEAVETHANEICVIATGTFTNMSNLFAKYPDLKHKIKYLPIMGAGFGVGNVTPYAEFNVYVDPKAANNLFHDEDLMDKLIVNGLNITHTAIADETIRQKLFGKPHKNLVRPMFESIMMFYFKQLYSENGWAGPPLHDPLAVFTLLPVLYGAQAYKFEWFRRRVTAVEGGENDGETVFVDGSKFEDDGSEEHGSIIAKSVDIDMFYEYVGVALDNAEEHVQKRS; from the coding sequence ATGACTAGAGCTCCTATACCCATATGGCTCGACTGTGACCCCGGCACAGATGACGCATTCGCCATTTTGCTACTTGCTTTCCACCCGCAATTCAACCTCATCGGCATCTCCACAGTCCACGGAAATGCTCCTTTAAATGCTACTACGCACAATACTGTTGGTCTTCTCGAcgtgttgaagttgaaccacATACCAGTGTATGCCGGAGAAGTACGTCCTTTGGTCAAAGAGCCATTTTTTGGCCTCTATGCCCATGGAAAAACCGGGTTGGGTGGTGCTGAACTACCTGAAAACCCCAGCGTAGTAGTTAAAAACGACAAGTCGTACATGGAGGCCATCAAGGAAGCGGTGGAAACGCATGCCAACGAGATCTGTGTTATTGCCACTGGGACCTTCACAAACATGTCCAACCTTTTTGCCAAGTACCCGGACTTAAAGcacaaaatcaagtatCTTCCTATCATGGGGGCCGGCTTCGGAGTGGGAAACGTCACTCCTTATGCCGAGTTCAACGTGTATGTGGATCCCAAGGCcgccaacaacttgttccaCGACGAGGATTTAATGGATAAACTTATTGTCAATGGGTTGAACATTACGCACACTGCCATAGCTGATGAGACCATTCGTCAGAAGTTGTTTGGAAAACCCCACAAGAATCTTGTGAGACCCATGTTTGAGAGCATCATGATGTTCTACTTCAAGCAGCTCTACTCCGAAAATGGATGGGCTGGTCCTCCATTACACGATCCTTTGGCCGTGTTCACATTATTGCCGGTATTGTATGGAGCTCAAGCCTACAAGTTCGAGTGGTTCCGTAGAAGAGTCACTGCCGTTGAAGGGGGTGAGAACGACGGTGAGActgtgtttgtggatgggTCCAAGTTTGAGGACGATGGCAGCGAAGAGCATGGTTCTATCATCGCTAAGTCTGTCGACATCGATATGTTTTACGAGTATGTGGGGGTTGCACTTGATAATGCCGAGGAGCATGTTCAGAAAAGAAGCTAG
- a CDS encoding uncharacterized protein (COG:I; EggNog:ENOG503NUG6; MEROPS:MER0199907) — translation MNEKLVPSAKRARHSSFVRSWYIFSSAFLSFFFVLVLFVSAILYAIRNKLTHNKLAGMSENDPDDDGVDCYPDIKHMKPTANLRSYVLAIGLELKEYQVQTKDGYILPLHRLIDPKQTDDQRAQMEPILCQHGLLSSSGSFLTPGNRSLPVFLLRQGFDVWLGNNRSGFEPLHAFYTGNLMHNEEYWDWDIQDLAHYDITCLIENVLVHTPNYKKLILMGHSQGCTQSFLMLRNTELAEIHEKVGYFVGLAPAIYPGTLFHKRKFLKFMGNRSKLGFKLFFGVCCFLNVLTQSRNWFHNFPLFGNVCVLMFNYLFQWNGKLWNSNRKIWHFHFIFNVSFVSAKLISWWLSFWREESFRNELVSKETFQDGMNFRATEEPKYNVSDDKTFFPFKQQWFSESVIPMALFIGEVDNLVDGQRLACHMETFEPKYQKNENLHIFEVKHYSHLDVLWANNVIRDIGRDMVEVLQNRQAR, via the coding sequence ATGAACGAAAAACTCGTTCCAAGCGCCAAGCGTGCCCGTCACTCGCTGTTTGTACGCAGCTGGTACATCTTCTCGTCTGCGTTTCTCTCGTTCTTTTTCGTGCTTGTGCTCTTTGTGTCTGCCATTCTTTACGCCATACGAAACAAGCTCACCCATAACAAATTGGCCGGTATGCTGGAAAACGACCCGGACGACGACGGAGTCGACTGCTACCCTGATATCAAGCACATGAAGCCTACAGCCAACCTCCGGTCCTACGTACTTGCAATTGGCCTCGAATTGAAGGAGTATCAGGTGCAAACCAAAGATGGCTATATATTACCGCTCCACAGACTTATAGATCCCAAACAAACAGACGATCAAAGGGCACAAATGGAGCCAATTCTTTGTCAGCACGGCCTCTTATCGTCTTCGGGATCGTTTCTTACTCCAGGAAACCGGTCGCTTCCTGTATTTCTTCTTAGGCAAGGATTCGATGTTTGGCTTGGGAATAATCGCAGCGGGTTCGAGCCGCTTCATGCTTTTTACACGGGAAACTTGATGCACAACGAGGAGTACTGGGACTGGGACATCCAGGACTTGGCCCACTATGACATCACGTGCCTCATTGAAAATGTACTTGTTCATACGCCAAATTACAAGAAACTTATTCTTATGGGACATCTGCAAGGATGTACTCAATCGTTTTTGATGCTCCGAAACACAGAACTCGCTGAAATTCATGAAAAAGTGGGCTATTTCGTGGGGCTTGCACCGGCAATATACCCGGGCACCTTGTTTCACAAGagaaagttcttgaagtttatGGGAAACCGGTCTAAGCTTGGGTTTAAGCTCTTTTTTGGAGTGTGCTGCTTTTTGAACGTGTTGACGCAGTCTCGAAATTGGTTCCATAACTTCCCATTGTTTGGAAACGTGTGTgtgttgatgttcaactACTTGTTTCAATGGAATGGGAAGTTGTGGAATTCCAATCGGAAAATATGGCACTTTCACTTCATTTTCAACGTAAGTTTTGTGTcggccaagttgatttcctGGTGGCTTAGCTTTTGGCGTGAGGAATCGTTCAGAAATGAGCTTGTGTCGAAGGAGACGTTCCAAGATGGAATGAACTTTCGGGCGACTGAAGAACCAAAGTACAATGTTTCTGATGACAAGACATTTTTCCCGTTCAAACAACAGTGGTTTTCCGAGTCGGTGATACCAATGGCCCTTTTCATAGGCGAGGTCGATAACCTTGTGGATGGCCAGCGGTTGGCGTGTCATATGGAGACCTTTGAACCCAAGTACCAGAAGAACGAGAACCTTCACATTTTCGAAGTCAAGCACTATTCCCATCTAGACGTCCTATGGGCTAATAATGTGATTCGGGATATCGGAAGAGATATGGTGGAGGTGCTACAAAATCGGCAGGCCCGATAG
- the GOR1 gene encoding glyoxylate reductase (COG:E; EggNog:ENOG503NW94), translating to MSTKPKVLWIGAPFASGAGWDELSHIADVQACTSKDRQEFIQDLKGKYNDITCIGRTFNMAQTGRFDEELVSHFPPTLKAVCNSGAGYDQVDVEPLIKRNIQLSNVTTPVEAPTADTAVYLVLATLRNFQEGHDLMVKGKWVPGVKSAGSKLGHNPSAKVVGILGMGGIGRAIRDRLVPFGFKKIIYYNRSKLSPDLEQGAEYTSFDDLISNSDIICVSVPLNPKTHHLLDAKVLGKMKKDVIIVNTARGAVIDEAAILDKLQNNEIGFFGSDVFEFEPKVSQDLLNLPNVVSLPHMGTHTVEAVLGLESFTVENIDSVLRSGKVKTVVPEMAKIDFGHQPLV from the coding sequence ATGTCCACTAAACCAAAAGTCTTGTGGATCGGGGCCCCTTTTGCCTCTGGTGCAGGCTGGGATGAGCTCTCCCATATCGCCGATGTTCAGGCCTGTACCTCCAAGGACAGACAAGAATTCATCCAGGATCTCAAGGGCAAATACAACGATATCACTTGTATTGGCAGAACCTTTAACATGGCCCAAACCGGCCgttttgatgaagaattggtgCTGCATTTCCCACCCACGTTGAAGGCTGTTTGCAACAGTGGGGCCGGCTACGACCAAGTCGATGTGGAAcctttgatcaaaagaaaCATCCAATTGTCCAACGTCACCACCCCCGTGGAAGCACCCACTGCCGACACGGCGGTATACCTCGTGTTGGCCACGTTAAGGAACTTCCAAGAGGGACATGATTTGATGGTTAAAGGCAAATGGGTACCAGGTGTCAAAAGTGCCGGGTCCAAGCTTGGGCACAATCCCAGTGCCAAAGTGGTGGGGATTTTGGGAATGGGAGGCATTGGCCGTGCCATCCGTGACCGATTGGTACCCTTTGGCTTCAAAAAAATCATCTACTACAACAGAAGCAAGTTGAGCCCAGACCTCGAACAGGGTGCAGAATATACATcgtttgatgatttgattaGTAACAGTGACATTATTTGTGTTAGTGTGCCATTGAACCCCAAGACTCATCATTTACTTGACGCCAAGGTATTGggaaagatgaagaaagatgtGATTATTGTTAACACCGCTCGCGGAGCTGTGATCGATGAGGCTGCGATTCTCGacaagttgcaaaataacGAGATCGGGTTCTTTGGAAGTGATGTATTTGAATTCGAGCCCAAAGTGAGCCAGGATCTCTTGAATTTGCCCAACGTCGTGAGCTTGCCCCATATGGGCACTCATACGGTGGAAGCAGTGTTGGGGTTGGAGTCGTTTACGGTGGAAAACATTGATTCGGTTCTCCGGAGTGGAAAGGTGAAGACTGTGGTGCCGGAAATGGCCAAGATAGATTTCGGTCACCAGCCGTTGGTGTAG
- the MRS4 gene encoding Fe(2+) transporter (COG:C; EggNog:ENOG503NUFS) codes for MDTKTTTATAASSTAPVTAAVRADPSPGQPHVHPGHDTVEIDYEALPPDASLAAHLTAGAFAGIMEHTVMFPIDSLKTRMQIISRTPKFNSSLVQSISKISSTEGAYALWRGVSSVVLGAGPAHAVYFSVFEASKTFLVNNFTTSRNRSRIVTDENHPLIASGAGIAATIASDALMTPFDVLKQRMQASHIADSKSANTVKLFHTAKALYRHEGFSAFFISYPTTLFTSIPFAALNFGFYEYSSSILNPDGNYNPYLHCVSGAVAGGVAAALTNPLDVIKTALQTRGISNIASIKNSTGFTSALKALYREGKMKIFLRGLKPRIVFNVPSTAISWTAYEMAKEVLLKN; via the coding sequence ATGGACACCAAAACAACGACCGCGACCGCAGCCTCGTCGACCGCTCCCGTGACAGCGGCAGTGCGTGCTGATCCAAGCCCGGGCCAGCCCCATGTGCATCCGGGCCATGACACAGTAGAAATCGACTATGAAGCCTTACCGCCAGATGCCTCATTGGCGGCCCATCTCACGGCGGGGGCATTCGCCGGAATCATGGAACACACGGTGATGTTCCCCATCGACTCGCTCAAGACCAGAATGCAAATTATCTCCAGAACCCccaaattcaactccaGCTTGGTACAATCCATTTCTAAAATCTCTTCTACTGAAGGGGCATATGCCCTCTGGAGAGGTGTGTCATCGGTGGTGTTAGGAGCGGGTCCAGCGCATGCGGTGTACTTTTCGGTGTTTGAAGCGTCTAAaaccttcttggtgaacaaTTTCACCACATCTCGAAACCGCAGCCGAATCGTCACCGACGAAAACCACCCGTTGATTGCGTCGGGAGCAGGTATTGCCGCCACCATCGCGTCCGATGCCCTCATGACGCCCTTTGACGTGCTCAAACAAAGAATGCAAGCATCTCATATCGCCGACTCCAAGTCTGCCAATACCGTTAAGCTCTTCCACACCGCCAAAGCGTTGTACCGGCATGAGGGGTTTTCCGCCTTCTTTATCTCGTACCCCACCACCTTGTTCACAAGCATCCCGTTTGCGGCGTTGAACTTTGGCTTTTATGAATACTCCAGTTCCATACTAAACCCAGATGGTAACTATAATCCATATTTGCACTGTGTATCAGGAGCGGTGGCCGGTGGAGTTGCGGCGGCCCTCACCAACCCTTTGGACGTGATCAAGACCGCGTTGCAGACCCGAGGTATATCCAATATTGCCAGTATAAAAAACAGTACGGGCTTCACCTCTGCTTTGAAAGCGTTGTACCGGGAAGGGAAAATGAAGATTTTTCTTCGAGGCTTGAAGCCTCGGATTGTGTTTAACGTGCCATCGACAGCCATCTCGTGGACGGCCTATGAAATGGCCAAGgaggtgttgttgaaaaactgA
- the PHO86 gene encoding inorganic phosphate transporter pho86 (COG:S; EggNog:ENOG503NZVF): MAIQTKIDLNKPVKSAPDPKLEVVALRPEFSEAALLLYGDYFRQCQTTLTKSILWHKQVVSIGLGVVSAYLYYILADYIEVSESVGEFFSIAIHSADLKVNILFTSAVILGFIAFVGLISVMISDEFRIISENLVKKSYVEDVFGFDLVKYSKLEGDSKVLKEKKILANGSNSQVVLFQEQPIAIITLKPIYDKSNDSHLVIKVSGLSVRRVFKPLNFEQILIEWALSRSNDLLTEYLKAKKVKKTSGCKVSLLVDCYTFDTEFAKFLESNRFNKIDSTYNYNPIGEITAPLKGLLNKTFRSGRDTYGVHIIKD; the protein is encoded by the coding sequence ATGGCGATTCAAACAaaaattgatttgaacaaaCCCGTGAAGTCGGCTCCAGACCccaagttggaggtggttGCCTTGAGGCCTGAGTTCAGTGAGGCCGCTTTACTCTTGTACGGTGACTATTTCAGACAGTGTCAGACGACCCTCACCAAATCCATCTTGTGGCACAAGCAGGTTGTTAGTATCGGATTGGGGGTGGTATCTGCGTACTTGTACTATATTTTAGCAGACTACATTGAGGTTTCAGAGCTGGTGGGCGAGTTTTTCAGTATCGCTATCCATTCGGCAGATTTGAAGGTCAACATACTTTTCACGTCCGCTGTAATACTTGGGTTCATTGCTTTTGTGGGGCTCATTTCCGTGATGATCTCCGATGAGTTCAGAATAATTTCTGAAAATCTCGTCAAAAAGAGCTATGTGGAGGACgtgtttgggtttgatttggtcaaGTATTCAAAGTTGGAGGGAGACTCTaaagtgttgaaggaaaagaagattttggcCAACGGGAGCAATTCCCAGGTGGTATTGTTCCAGGAACAGCCCATTGCCATCATCACGTTGAAGCCGATTTATGACAAGTCCAACGACTCACACTTGGTGATAAAGGTGTCTGGTTTGAGTGTCAGAAGAGTGTTTAAGCCATTGAACTTCGAGCAGATTCTCATTGAGTGGGCACTTTCCAGGTCTAATGATCTTTTGACCGAGTATTTAAAGGCGAAGAAGGTCAAGAAGACTTCAGGGTGTAAGGTCtcgttgttggtggatTGCTACACTTTTGACACGGAGTTtgccaagttcttggagtcCAATCGCTTTAACAAGATCGATTCTACTTACAACTATAATCCCATTGGTGAGATCACTGCTCCATTAAAggggttgttgaacaagacGTTCCGTTCCGGAAGAGACACCTACGGTGTTCACATCATCAAGGATTAA
- the APE3 gene encoding Aminopeptidase Y (EggNog:ENOG503NV3A; MEROPS:MER0001288; COG:O) yields MKLSILLLVATALAAPLAPGQAEQLPFFSDFELAELPEHQVHPHRHHPWTQSKKMGFWDKFKYHFKPEIDSDSLQALISEEALLKKAKKLYELAERSTEKYGHPTRVIDSPGHWATIDYITTQLYKLGGYYNVSVQKFKALDSKISAFSLLVDGEEPKSLQPLRFTPPTPDSKPVHGQFVLVKNYGCSVEDFPANLTAGNIALVERGVCAFGDKSANAAAAGAVAAVIYDKEPLSGTLGAPEKGIVYVPTLSITTADAEKYIEKLTEDPAFKFEVTAYVDSYVKYIKTLNVVAETVFGDHDNVVSLGAHSDSVTEGPGINDDGSGTISLLEVAKALTNFKIKNAVRFAWWAAEEEGLLGSTYYAESLSPEENAKLRLFMDYDMMASPNFEYQIYDANDVDHPNGSGHLKDLYIDFYKSKGLNYTFVPFDGRSDYVGFIDAGIPAGGIATGAEGVKTPEGQEKFGGTVGEWFDPCYHQLCDNIENASFEAWVVSTQLIGHSVATYAKSFDGFPERELSSESVGANHFKYRGASLIV; encoded by the coding sequence ATGAAGTTAAGCATCTTGCTCTTAGTGGCCACGGCCCTCGCCGCCCCCCTCGCCCCAGGGCAGGCTGAACAATTGCCCTTTTTCTCTGACTTCGAACTCGCCGAATTACCCGAACACCAGGTCCACCCCCACCGCCACCATCCTTGGACCCAATCCAAAAAAATGGGTTTTTGggacaaattcaagtacCACTTCAAGCCCGAGATCGACTCCGACCTGTTGCAAGCGTTAATCTCCGAGGAAGCTCTCCTTAAGAAGGCCAAAAAGTTGTACGAGCTTGCTGAGAGGTCGACCGAAAAGTACGGCCATCCTACCAGAGTTATCGATTCTCCTGGTCACTGGGCCACCATTGATTATATAACTACCCAGTTGTACAAGTTAGGTGGCTACTACAATGTCAGTGTGCAGAAGTTCAAGGCTTTGGACAGCAAAATTAGCGCTTTTTCGTTGTTGgttgatggagaagaacCCAAGTCCTTACAGCCTTTGCGTTTCACTCCTCCCACACCCGACTCCAAGCCCGTCCACGGCCAGTttgtgttggtgaagaactACGGGTGCAGTGTGGAAGACTTCCCGGCCAACTTGACGGCCGGCAACATCGCTTTGGTTGAAAGAGGTGTTTGTGCATTTGGAGACAAGTCTGCCAAcgctgctgctgctggtgCCGTTGCTGCTGTCATCTACGATAAGGAACCCTTATCTGGAACCTTGGGTGCCCCTGAAAAGGGCATTGTTTACGTGCCTACTTTGTCGATTACCACTGCTGATGCTGAGAAATacattgaaaagttgacGGAGGACCCAGcattcaagtttgaagtCACCGCCTATGTTGACTCGTACGTCAAGTACATCAAGACTTTGAACGTGGTTGCTGAAACGGTGTTTGGAGACCACGACAACGTTGTGTCATTGGGGGCCCACTCGGACTCGGTGACCGAAGGGCCTGGGATCAACGACGACGGGTCTGGAACCATTTCGCTCTTGGAAGTGGCTAAGGCCTTGACCaatttcaagatcaagaatGCCGTCAGATTCGCCTGGTGggctgctgaagaagaaggacttTTGGGTTCTACTTACTATGCCGAGAGCTTGAGTCCAGAAGAAAACGCCAAACTCAGGTTGTTTATGGACTACGATATGATGGCGTCTCCCAACTTCGAGTACCAGATCTATGATGCCAATGATGTGGACCACCCCAACGGATCCGGTcacttgaaggacttgtACATTGATTTCTACAAGTCCAAGGGCTTGAACTATACATTTGTGCCCTTTGATGGTAGAAGTGATTACGTTGGTTTCATCGATGCGGGCATTCCAGCCGGTGGAATTGCTACTGGAGCTGAAGGTGTCAAGACCCCAGAAGGACAGGAGAAGTTTGGCGGAACTGTGGGTGAGTGGTTTGACCCTTGCTACCATCAATTGTGTGACAATATTGAAAATGCCAGCTTCGAAGCTTGGGTTGTCAGCACCCAATTGATTGGACACTCGGTTGCTACATATGCTAAGAGTTTTGACGGGTTCCCAGAAAGAGAGTTGTCTTCGGAGTCGGTTGGTGCCAACCACTTCAAGTACCGGGGAGCCTCGCTTATTGTTTAA
- a CDS encoding uncharacterized protein (EggNog:ENOG503P7EV; COG:S) encodes MSRVEIKDKIVALLKTLPKDRIQHYTSFRESQLDRFTTGTTVTDIPEKDLKLQYIALRDLANDKYKNYYKLDDKLLRPKGNPEYYERLMSEIKGEKKETFWTAIRTVVFGK; translated from the coding sequence ATGAGCAGagtggaaatcaaagacaagaTCGTGGCGTTGTTGAAGACGTTACCAAAGGATAGAATCCAACATTATACATCTTTCAGAGAAAGTCAACTCGATCGATTCACCACCGGGACCACGGTGACCGACATCCCGGAaaaggacttgaagttgcAGTACATCGCCTTGAGAGACTTGGCCAACGATAAGTACAAAAACTATTACAAATTAGATGACAAGTTATTGCGCCCCAAGGGAAATCCCGAGTATTATGAGAGGCTCATGAGTGAGATCAAGGGTGAGAAGAAAGAGACGTTTTGGACTGCCATCAGAACTGTTGTTTTCGGGAAATAG
- the SHB17 gene encoding Sedoheptulose 1,7-bisphosphatase (COG:G; EggNog:ENOG503P0AY) — MTKAPTPRVIFVRHGQTEWSKSGQYTSITDLELTDFGVRQMKSTGKYLIGASGYQLINPSDLKYVITSPRRRAQHTVQLLLEGLDNFTRSQIPIEVENDLREWEYGDYEGLLTKQIKELRASRGLGDDWDFWRDGCENGEIHTQVKERLDSVIARIRAVQGKAIDNNEACDIVVVGHGHILRCFAARWVGREINVNPQFMLDAGGVGVLSYQHHNIEEPALFLAGAFVVPVEEQGEDL, encoded by the coding sequence ATGACAAAAgctccaacaccaagagTTATATTTGTACGCCACGGGCAGACTGAATGGTCAAAGAGTGGGCAGTACACGTCGATCACCGACCTTGAATTGACGGATTTCGGCGTTCGGCAGATGAAAAGCACCGGCAAATACCTCATTGGTGCTAGTGGCTATCAGCTCATCAATCCCAGCGACTTGAAATATGTCATCACATCTCCAAGAAGGAGAGCCCAGCACACGGTACAGCTCTTGCTTGAAGGGTTGGACAACTTTACACGTAGCCAGATCCCCATCGAAGTGGAAAATGACCTCAGGGAATGGGAATATGGAGACTATGAAGGGTTACTCACCAAAcaaatcaaggaattgagaGCATCACGGGGGTTAGGTGACGACTGGGACTTCTGGAGAGATGGGTGTGAGAACGGTGAGATTCATACCCAAGTCAAGGAACGGTTGGACCTGGTGATAGCCAGAATAAGAGCTGTTCAGGGCAAAGCCATCGACAACAACGAAGCTTGTGATATTGTGGTGGTTGGCCATGGCCATATTTTGCGGTGCTTTGCGGCCCGGTGGGTGGGGAGAGAAATCAATGTGAATCCCCAGTTTATGTTGGATGCTGGTGGGGTCGGGGTGTTAAGCTACCAGCACCATAACATCGAGGAGCCAGCGTTATTTTTGGCGGGTGCCTTTGTGGTACCAGTGGAAGAGCAGGGTGAAGATTTGTAA